The Serratia rhizosphaerae genome has a segment encoding these proteins:
- a CDS encoding M20 family metallopeptidase, giving the protein MTGEQVVQRANAYFDSGAFRQVLARRIALQTESQKQDCDALLMQYLQQEIMPPLRALGFELHLCDNPEAANRPFLIAVHIEDPALPTLLSYGHGDVVFGDDDNWRSDLSPWRLHEEGDRWYGRGSADNKGQHSINLAALEQVFQARGSRLGFNCKLIFEMGEEISSPGLAEICRRQQDLLQADLFIASDGPRLNAMQPTLFLGSRGCVNFRLSIRARDNAYHSGNWGGLLSNPGTQLANALASLVNQHGQLQVAALQPPALDDAMRAILRELDVGGQPHDPQIDENWGEAGLTPSERLYGWNTLEVLAYQTGNPQRPMNAIPASATAVCQLRFVVGTDWQRLVEHLQAHLQARGFGNVEVEWLRGSPATRLNPQDPLVHWALDIMQHTSGKKPALLPNLGGSLPNDVFADILELPTLWVPHSYPACGQHGVNEHMLQSIAREGLQIMTRLFWELGENGGDVLAQRRREATR; this is encoded by the coding sequence ATGACGGGTGAACAGGTGGTACAACGGGCAAACGCCTATTTTGACAGCGGGGCGTTTCGGCAGGTGCTGGCGCGCCGTATTGCCCTGCAAACGGAGAGCCAGAAGCAGGATTGCGATGCGCTGCTGATGCAATATCTACAGCAGGAGATCATGCCGCCGCTGCGCGCGCTCGGCTTTGAACTCCATCTGTGCGATAACCCGGAAGCGGCCAACCGACCGTTTCTGATCGCCGTACACATCGAGGATCCTGCGCTGCCAACCCTGCTGAGCTACGGCCACGGCGACGTCGTCTTCGGCGATGATGACAACTGGCGCAGCGATCTCTCCCCGTGGCGGCTGCATGAGGAAGGCGACCGCTGGTACGGGCGCGGCAGCGCCGATAACAAAGGGCAGCACAGCATCAACCTCGCCGCTCTGGAACAGGTGTTTCAGGCGCGCGGCAGCAGGCTGGGTTTTAACTGCAAACTGATCTTCGAAATGGGGGAAGAGATCAGCTCCCCGGGACTGGCGGAGATCTGCCGTCGTCAGCAAGATCTGCTGCAGGCCGATCTGTTTATCGCCTCCGACGGCCCGCGGCTGAACGCCATGCAGCCGACGCTGTTCCTCGGCTCACGCGGCTGCGTCAATTTCCGCCTGAGTATTCGCGCGCGGGACAACGCCTACCACTCCGGCAACTGGGGCGGCCTGCTCAGCAATCCCGGCACCCAGCTTGCCAACGCCCTCGCCTCGCTGGTCAATCAGCATGGCCAGCTGCAGGTCGCCGCATTACAGCCGCCGGCGCTGGATGACGCCATGCGCGCTATTTTGCGCGAGCTGGATGTCGGCGGCCAACCCCACGACCCGCAGATTGATGAAAACTGGGGTGAAGCAGGATTAACGCCCAGCGAGCGGCTCTACGGCTGGAATACGCTGGAAGTACTGGCCTACCAGACCGGCAATCCGCAACGCCCGATGAATGCCATCCCCGCCAGCGCCACGGCGGTCTGCCAGCTGCGCTTTGTGGTCGGCACCGACTGGCAACGGCTGGTCGAACACCTGCAGGCCCACCTGCAGGCGCGCGGCTTTGGCAATGTCGAGGTGGAGTGGCTGCGCGGCTCCCCCGCCACCCGCCTCAACCCTCAGGACCCGCTGGTGCACTGGGCGCTTGATATCATGCAGCACACCAGCGGTAAAAAACCGGCGTTGCTGCCTAACCTCGGCGGTTCGCTGCCTAACGACGTGTTCGCCGATATTCTGGAGCTGCCCACGCTGTGGGTGCCGCATTCCTACCCGGCCTGCGGCCAGCACGGGGTAAATGAACATATGCTGCAATCCATCGCCCGGGAAGGACTGCAGATTATGACGCGCCTGTTCTGGGAGCTCGGCGAGAACGGTGGTGACGTGCTGGCGCAGCGCCGGCGGGAGGCGACACGATGA
- a CDS encoding MFS transporter, which yields MSTPAHTPAAGNKPHLYKTLFATCIGNALEWFDIAVYGFFANYIAHAFFPTEDPAVSMLLTFGSFGVSFLIRPLGAVVLGAYADRVGRKKALLASISLMMLGGVIITFMPSYATIGLAAPLMILLARLIQGFSAGGEFGSSTAFLVEHFPERKAFIASWQFATQGASTLLASAFGLGMTYWLSEAQIQEWGWRIPFAFGLLIGPVGLYIRRHVHEPASFKQHVKARAPLKTLLGSQKRLLLLAIGLMVISTAINYMLNYVPTYATKNLHLPGSVAFSATLLAGVILTVVTPLVGLWAEKVGRLPLMWSSLLLLVVSIYPAFRLVVNHTTPLTLMLLVGWMALLKSVYFSTVPSVMADLFPMETRASGMAIGYNVAVTVFGGFAPLICTLLISMTGTSLAPSYYLMMVALLSGWALLSSQHQLRGVARAS from the coding sequence ATGAGTACGCCCGCCCACACGCCGGCTGCCGGCAATAAGCCGCATCTCTACAAAACGCTGTTCGCCACCTGCATCGGCAACGCCCTGGAATGGTTCGATATCGCCGTTTACGGCTTTTTCGCCAATTATATCGCCCATGCCTTCTTTCCCACCGAAGATCCCGCCGTCTCAATGCTGCTGACCTTCGGCAGCTTCGGCGTCTCCTTTCTGATCCGCCCGCTGGGCGCCGTGGTGCTGGGCGCCTACGCCGACCGCGTCGGACGTAAAAAAGCCCTGCTGGCGTCAATCAGCCTGATGATGCTCGGCGGCGTTATCATCACCTTTATGCCGTCTTACGCCACCATCGGGCTGGCGGCACCGCTGATGATTCTGCTCGCCCGTCTGATCCAGGGTTTCTCCGCCGGCGGCGAGTTCGGCAGCTCAACCGCGTTTCTGGTAGAACACTTCCCCGAACGCAAGGCGTTTATCGCCAGCTGGCAGTTTGCTACCCAGGGGGCCAGTACCCTGCTGGCCTCGGCGTTTGGTCTGGGCATGACCTACTGGTTGAGCGAAGCGCAGATTCAGGAATGGGGTTGGCGCATTCCCTTCGCCTTCGGCCTGTTGATTGGCCCGGTGGGGCTGTATATTCGCCGTCACGTCCATGAGCCGGCCAGCTTCAAACAGCATGTGAAGGCCAGAGCGCCGCTCAAGACGCTGCTGGGCAGTCAAAAACGACTGCTGCTGTTGGCTATCGGGCTGATGGTGATCTCCACCGCCATCAACTACATGCTCAACTATGTGCCGACCTACGCCACCAAGAACCTGCATCTACCGGGGTCGGTGGCCTTCAGCGCAACGCTGCTGGCCGGCGTAATCCTGACGGTGGTGACGCCGCTGGTGGGACTATGGGCGGAAAAAGTCGGCCGGCTGCCGCTGATGTGGAGTTCGCTGCTGTTGCTGGTGGTCAGCATCTACCCGGCGTTCCGTCTGGTGGTCAACCACACCACGCCGCTGACCCTGATGCTGCTGGTCGGCTGGATGGCGCTGCTGAAATCGGTGTATTTCTCCACGGTGCCGTCGGTGATGGCGGATCTGTTCCCGATGGAGACCCGCGCCAGCGGTATGGCGATCGGCTATAACGTGGCGGTGACGGTGTTCGGCGGCTTCGCGCCGCTGATTTGCACCTTGCTCATCAGCATGACCGGCACCAGCCTGGCGCCAAGCTACTACCTGATGATGGTGGCGCTGCTGAGCGGCTGGGCGTTGCTGAGCAGCCAACACCAACTGCGCGGCGTCGCGCGCGCATCATAA
- a CDS encoding hybrid-cluster NAD(P)-dependent oxidoreductase: MTNQTISVVNTGAFEPVTTQTWINGRHAVRCVKVIQETWDVKTYCFMAEQPIMFFFKPGQFVTLELEIDSEQVFRSYTISSSPSVPYSFSITVKRVPGGKVSNWLHDNMSEGMELAVHGPVGQFNCIDNPSDRVLFLSGGVGITPVMSMARWYFDTNADVDMVFVHSARTPRDIIFQRDLENMAARIANFKLNLICERYESGQNWGGYRGFFNHAMLEMMAPDFMEREVYCCGPAPYMKAVRNMLQEAGFDMRRYHEESFGATPEPVKEQAQQDAEQAAEEAEAIPRSDLIQVFFASTGKSVQIAPGETVHAAAAKLGLHIPKACGMGICGTCKVKRLEGAVEMAHNGGITDEDVEEGYILSCCSVPTGDVVVEY, translated from the coding sequence ATGACCAACCAGACTATTTCGGTAGTAAATACCGGCGCTTTTGAGCCCGTAACCACCCAGACTTGGATCAACGGTCGTCATGCTGTGCGTTGCGTCAAAGTGATTCAGGAAACCTGGGATGTAAAAACCTACTGCTTTATGGCCGAGCAGCCGATCATGTTCTTCTTTAAGCCTGGCCAGTTTGTCACCCTGGAGCTGGAGATCGACAGCGAGCAGGTGTTCCGTTCCTACACCATTTCCAGTTCGCCGTCGGTACCCTACAGTTTCTCGATCACGGTCAAACGGGTGCCGGGGGGCAAGGTATCCAACTGGCTGCATGACAACATGAGCGAGGGGATGGAGCTGGCGGTGCATGGTCCGGTTGGCCAATTTAACTGTATCGATAACCCGAGCGACCGGGTGCTGTTTCTGTCGGGAGGCGTCGGCATCACGCCGGTGATGTCGATGGCGCGCTGGTATTTTGATACCAACGCCGACGTCGATATGGTGTTTGTTCACAGTGCGCGTACGCCGCGCGATATTATTTTCCAGCGCGATCTGGAGAATATGGCCGCGCGCATCGCCAACTTTAAGCTGAACCTGATTTGCGAACGCTATGAGTCAGGCCAGAACTGGGGCGGCTATCGCGGATTTTTTAATCACGCGATGCTGGAAATGATGGCCCCCGATTTTATGGAGCGCGAAGTCTACTGCTGCGGTCCGGCGCCTTATATGAAGGCGGTGCGCAACATGCTGCAGGAAGCCGGGTTTGATATGCGTCGCTATCACGAGGAGTCGTTCGGCGCGACGCCGGAGCCGGTAAAAGAGCAGGCGCAGCAGGATGCCGAACAGGCGGCCGAAGAGGCCGAAGCGATACCGCGTTCCGACCTGATTCAGGTGTTCTTCGCCAGTACCGGCAAGAGCGTGCAGATCGCGCCGGGGGAAACCGTACACGCCGCCGCCGCCAAACTGGGGCTGCATATTCCCAAAGCCTGCGGCATGGGCATCTGCGGCACCTGCAAGGTGAAGCGGCTGGAGGGCGCGGTCGAGATGGCGCATAACGGCGGCATTACCGATGAGGATGTCGAAGAGGGCTATATTCTCTCCTGCTGCAGCGTGCCGACGGGGGATGTGGTGGTGGAGTATTAA